The following proteins come from a genomic window of Enterococcus gilvus ATCC BAA-350:
- a CDS encoding glycine/sarcosine/betaine reductase component B subunit, protein MGIGPSTKETSLHHFQDPLVDLLSNDPDIDFQGVVVVGTPQSNAMKYLVGQRTAAWLEGMRTNGVIASTDGWGNSDVDFANTLEEIGRREISVIGLKFIGTQAKFVVENDFTTHVLDFNKSEAGIETEVVGENTINQRDAVKALASIKLKMRKDNQEIR, encoded by the coding sequence ATGGGGATCGGCCCATCAACCAAAGAAACATCTTTGCATCATTTTCAAGACCCACTGGTGGATCTGTTAAGCAACGATCCTGATATCGATTTTCAAGGAGTGGTTGTCGTTGGGACGCCGCAAAGCAACGCCATGAAATACCTCGTTGGTCAGCGTACGGCTGCATGGCTGGAAGGGATGCGCACGAATGGTGTGATCGCTTCGACCGATGGCTGGGGGAATTCAGATGTTGATTTTGCGAACACTTTGGAAGAGATCGGCCGCCGAGAGATTAGCGTGATTGGACTCAAGTTCATTGGTACACAAGCGAAGTTTGTTGTAGAAAATGACTTTACCACGCACGTTTTGGATTTCAATAAATCAGAAGCGGGGATCGAAACAGAGGTCGTTGGTGAAAATACGATCAATCAGCGAGATGCTGTTAAAGCGCTTGCGTCGATCAAATTGAAAATGCGAAAAGACAATCAAGAAATACGATAA